From Bacteroidia bacterium, the proteins below share one genomic window:
- a CDS encoding PKD domain-containing protein, with amino-acid sequence MKKNYQLVTLFIIGCLSIINVSAQHCATDEYHSYRLRQYPNLIQSIQDNEAYYRNYISQLTNHKTQDENIKVIPMVVHVVHDGIPKDPSVDDSISAEQVISQIEVLNQDMRKQQGTRGFGAGVDYRIEFALASKDPNGSPTNGITYTASSLADHQIYDQNLKNLIKWDQTKYFNVWLVKSIIGGASGGLVLGYATFPTSGYPTDDGVVIRSDCWGTIGIAGGPGGDNKYGRTATHEIGHWLNLMHTFTQPDGCGTTNCNTSGDNVCDTPPSYTQNFGSNNRQNTCIIDNPDLPDNTQNYMDYVNDLYTNMFTQGQYNRTISALNNPNIYQRKMWDESNLQATGTGKYGKSKADFWASNKTLCVGGTTKFIEYSRGQCSYFEWSFPGGTPTTSNSANPTVVYNTPGKYSVSLKVGNLNDTSAVYTRTDFITVTDAKQTLPFHEGFEDYANFPKDGWFIENQDEANQATSRTWESWQYESGFAQSSACVRMPFYFYASYNHNDFLTSPTFDLTNTPNPKLSFSWAYSPLIYDNYSSSPKSETLIYSDTLTIEVSTDCGASWSPVWKKGGYQLATVPQDQITYNTLFNQLTANKWDSTFINLTPYGNQASMQVRFKTTNGFGNNLYLDDIKLVNDTTLFRDDLIAQARLKLTPNPIQEKTLLYLDLPTQSAVEIVVTDVLGREVWKESTTTWGAGIHNRSIGFPEAAGLYNVRVLVNGHNYNLKAIKTN; translated from the coding sequence ATGAAAAAAAATTATCAATTAGTAACTTTATTCATAATTGGTTGTTTATCAATCATAAATGTTTCTGCACAGCATTGTGCTACTGATGAATATCATTCATATCGCTTGCGTCAATATCCAAATTTAATACAAAGCATACAGGATAATGAAGCATATTACAGAAATTATATTAGTCAGCTAACGAACCATAAGACACAGGATGAAAACATAAAAGTTATCCCAATGGTTGTTCATGTGGTACATGACGGCATTCCCAAAGATCCAAGCGTTGATGATAGTATTTCAGCAGAGCAAGTTATCAGCCAGATAGAAGTATTAAACCAAGATATGCGCAAACAGCAAGGCACAAGAGGTTTTGGAGCAGGCGTAGATTATCGAATTGAGTTTGCCTTAGCGTCTAAAGACCCCAACGGAAGCCCTACAAACGGAATAACTTATACGGCTTCGTCCTTAGCAGACCACCAGATTTATGATCAAAATTTAAAAAACTTAATTAAGTGGGATCAGACCAAATATTTTAATGTGTGGTTAGTTAAATCTATCATTGGTGGTGCAAGTGGCGGATTGGTATTGGGTTATGCGACTTTTCCGACTTCCGGCTATCCTACGGATGACGGTGTCGTAATTCGCTCAGATTGTTGGGGAACGATAGGTATTGCCGGTGGCCCCGGCGGCGACAACAAGTATGGCCGTACCGCAACCCACGAAATTGGCCATTGGCTAAACTTAATGCACACATTTACCCAACCAGACGGATGCGGAACCACAAACTGCAATACCTCCGGCGATAATGTATGCGACACCCCTCCGTCTTATACCCAAAATTTCGGAAGCAACAACCGGCAAAATACCTGCATCATAGATAACCCTGACCTCCCAGATAACACCCAAAACTATATGGACTATGTAAACGACCTCTATACCAATATGTTTACACAAGGTCAATATAACCGAACAATCTCTGCATTAAACAATCCCAATATTTACCAACGAAAAATGTGGGACGAAAGTAATTTACAAGCTACCGGAACCGGTAAATATGGTAAGTCAAAAGCTGATTTTTGGGCAAGTAACAAAACCCTTTGCGTAGGAGGTACAACCAAATTTATAGAATACTCACGAGGCCAGTGCAGCTACTTTGAATGGAGCTTCCCCGGCGGAACCCCCACAACCTCAAATAGTGCTAACCCAACAGTAGTCTATAACACCCCCGGAAAATACTCTGTCTCTTTAAAAGTGGGAAACCTAAATGATACCTCTGCCGTTTATACAAGAACCGATTTTATTACTGTAACAGATGCAAAACAAACTCTTCCTTTCCATGAAGGCTTTGAAGACTATGCAAACTTCCCCAAAGATGGTTGGTTCATTGAAAATCAAGATGAAGCGAACCAAGCAACCAGCCGTACTTGGGAATCATGGCAATATGAAAGCGGCTTTGCCCAGAGTTCTGCCTGCGTTAGAATGCCTTTTTATTTCTACGCCAGCTATAACCATAACGACTTTTTGACCTCCCCAACTTTTGACCTTACAAATACTCCAAACCCAAAATTATCATTTAGCTGGGCATACAGTCCTTTAATCTATGATAACTACAGTTCAAGCCCCAAATCAGAAACCTTAATTTATTCTGATACATTAACCATTGAAGTTTCTACAGATTGTGGTGCAAGTTGGTCTCCAGTTTGGAAAAAAGGTGGCTATCAATTAGCTACTGTACCACAAGACCAAATCACCTACAATACTTTATTTAACCAACTAACTGCTAATAAGTGGGATTCTACATTTATTAATCTAACTCCTTACGGAAATCAAGCCAGTATGCAAGTTCGTTTTAAAACTACTAACGGATTCGGAAATAATCTATATTTAGATGATATTAAGCTCGTTAATGATACGACTTTATTCAGAGACGACTTAATTGCGCAAGCACGTTTAAAACTAACTCCAAATCCAATTCAGGAAAAAACACTACTCTATTTGGATTTACCAACCCAATCTGCCGTTGAAATTGTTGTTACAGATGTATTAGGAAGAGAAGTTTGGAAAGAA